A stretch of Aedes aegypti strain LVP_AGWG chromosome 2, AaegL5.0 Primary Assembly, whole genome shotgun sequence DNA encodes these proteins:
- the LOC5571824 gene encoding uncharacterized protein LOC5571824, producing the protein MRIYLQIFVVVATFVTVMKGHSIPDPLRNYNVDLQKFEFFKYPGRLTPYGVRPGNRNPSFAQKAAAVFTYFRKLAIGPPMQNFGVRVNQNRALHLRAAYQKQFGYRGKNLIALIGNGHSLQELRYYGAIGRDFGPY; encoded by the exons ATGCGCATCTATCTGCAA ATCTTCGTCGTCGTTGCGACATTTGTAACGGTCATGAAAGGACATTCCATTCCGGATCCACTGCGGAATTATAATGTGGACCTTCAGAAatttgaattcttcaaatatCCCGGCAGATTAACACCGTATGGAGTGAGGCCGGGTAATCGTAATCCTTCGTTTGCGCAGAAGGCCGCAGCTGTGTTCACATACTTCAGGAAACTTGCCATTGGACCTCCGATGCAAAACTTCGGCGTCCGAGTCAATCAGAACAGAGCGCTGCATTTGAGGGCTGCCTATCAGAAACAGTTTGGCTACCGGGGCAAGAATCTCATAGCACTGATCGGAAATGGACATTCGCTGCAAGAGTTGAGGTATTACGGTGCGATAGGGCGTGATTTTGGCCCATATTAG